In a genomic window of Zingiber officinale cultivar Zhangliang chromosome 9B, Zo_v1.1, whole genome shotgun sequence:
- the LOC122025555 gene encoding receptor-like cytosolic serine/threonine-protein kinase RBK1 isoform X6, whose amino-acid sequence MGEAFSEDQFKGRSILVGLEMNAKGKELLDWTLDTVAEQGDRVVAVHICHYSDLKNTTFSLIKVLEDYLETCESLCNLKQIVLVGRVSRGKSIRETLVKEAKVYDAEKVIVGANKQISLGGSASLAKYCARKLPPTTAVMAVQNGKVIFKKVATTNANSSLEVALKPSPDCNLVQKLAEAKLGWPLLKRGATKHVEDDARKMSVVRWVMNLPNRSLSVDQQYLNLIQELNDILIRNGSNCRWFQYNELHSSTSQFCSENLIGKGGSSQVYRGHVSDGQQVAIKLSKLSEETSRHFLLEVDIITKLEHKLIVPLLGICIEDSTLVSVYKYFQKGNLEENLHAGKNGKCLLNWNLRFRVAIGIAEALSYLHNECSTPVIHRDVKSSNILLTDEFEPQLSDFGLAMWAPTSLTYLTQDNVVGTFGCRYLAPEYFMHGKISNKVDVFAFGVVLLELLTGRKPIDEEISKGHGSLVMWAIPLLEKQEFTALLDPNLNGKYEEAEMKRMMMAASLCITRRVHLRPRMREILSLLQGEESMESWMNCHSDATSKSNRASDCQDDGAYPCSSIGSHLSLALFDVEDDTSSFTSFEQSNLGSLDDYIRERWGRSLSFE is encoded by the exons ATGGGGGAGGCATTCTCGGAAGACCAATtcaaaggaaggagcatattGGTAGGGCTTGAAATGAATGCCAAGGGCAAGGAGTTGCTCGATTGGACACTCGACACAGTGGCCGAGCAAGGTGATCGAGTCGTGGCAGTTCATATCTGCCATTACTCAg ACCTCAAGAACACTACCTTTTCTCTCATCAAAGTGTTGGAAGACTACCTGGAAACATGCGAGAGCTTATGTAATCTTAAGCAA ATTGTTCTAGTGGGCAGGGTGTCGAGGGGGAAGTCGATCAGAGAGACTTTGGTGAAGGAGGCCAAGGTCTATGATGCCGAAAAAGTAATAGTAGGAGCAAACAAGCAAATCTCACTAGG AGGCTCAGCTTCACTAGCTAAGTACTGTGCCAGGAAGCTCCCTCCAACCACTGCTGTAATGGCAGTTCAGAATGGAAAAGTGATATTCAAAAAGGTGGCTACTACTAATGCCAATTCATCTCTAG AAGTGGCACTGAAACCAAGCCCGGATTGCAACCTAGTGCAGAAGCTGGCAGAGGCAAAACTTGGTTGGCCCTTGCTTAAGAGAGGAGCGACAAAGCACGTGGAAGATGATGCGAGGAAGATGTCGGTGGTTCGATGGGTGATGAACTTGCCAAACAGATCTTTGTCAGTGGATCAACAGTATCTAAATCTAATCCAGGAGTTAAACGATATCCTCATCAGAAATGGTTCCAACTGCAGATGGTTTCAATACAATGAGCTTCATAGTTCAACCAGTCAGTTCTGTTCAG AGAATTTAATTGGGAAAGGAGGGAGCAGCCAAGTTTACAGAGGGCACGTTTCAGATGGCCAGCAAGTAGCCATAAAATTGTCCAAGCTTTCTGAAGAGACATCAAGGCATTTCCTTTTGGAGGTCGACATCATTACTAAGCTGGAACACAAGCTCATTGTTCCACTGCTCGGGATCTGCATTGAGGACAGTACTCTAGTTTCAGTTTACAAGTACTTCCAGAAGGGAAATTTAGAAGAAAACCTCCATG CAGGTAAAAATGGCAAGTGTTTACTGAACTGGAACCTGAGATTTAGGGTTGCAATTGGAATTGCTGAGGCTCTTAGCTACCTCCACAATGAGTGTTCGACACCAGTGATCCATAGAGATGTCAAGTCTTCTAACATTCTTCTCACCGACGAGTTTGAGCCTCAG CTATCTGATTTTGGGTTGGCAATGTGGGCACCTACAAGCTTGACCTATCTGACACAAGACAATGTGGTGGGCACTTTCGG CTGCAGATACCTGGCTCCAGAGTATTTCATGCACGGGAAGATCAGCAACAAAGTGGATGTCTTTGCATTTGGTGTTGTTCTACTTGAACTCTTAACCGGGAGAAAGCCaattgatgaggaaatctccAAGGGTCATGGAAGTCTGGTAATGTGG GCAATACCACTACTAGAGAAACAGGAATTTACAGCCCTGCTCGATCCCAACCTCAATGGCAAGTACGAAGAAGCTGAAATGAAAAGAATGATGATGGCTGCATCACTCTGCATCACAAGGAGGGTTCATCTACGACCTCGAATGAgggag ATACTGAGTCTTCTGCAAGGTGAGGAGAGCATGGAGTCATGGATGAACTGCCACAGCGATGCTACCTCAAAGTCAAACAGGGCGTCAGATTGCCAGGACGACGGAGCATATCCATGTTCAAGTATAGGATCGCATTTAAGCCTTGCGTTGTTCGATGTGGAGGACGACACATCATCCTTCACCAGCTTTGAGCAGAGCAACCTTGGTTCTTTGGACGACTACATAAGAGAGCGATGGGGTCGTTCTTTAAGCTTCGAGTAG